Within the Catalinimonas niigatensis genome, the region ACGATCGCGGCGTACTTTCTATGGCTCATGCTGGTCGTGACACCGGAGGTTCACAATTCTTTATTTGTCATAACCGTGAAAACACCAAGCATCTGGACCGGCAGCATACTGCTTTTGGCAAAGTGGTAGAAGGATTGGATGTGATAGATGAGATCCGGAAAGGCGATACCATTGAGAAAATTGTGGTAAATGAAGGCGAGCAGGCTTAGGCCTGCTTTTTTGGAGAATAGATACTAATGTCGGTTGGCCACGTAAACGCCACAAAGAATTGCCCCCATGCCCAGGAAGTGGTAAATAGACAAAGCCTCCCCGTCCAGTACTCCCCATACTACGGCTACAATCGGAATGATGTAGGTCACTGAACTGGCAAAGACAGCGGTTTGCATTTGTACCAGTTTGTTAAATAGTATCAACGCCAATGCTGTGCCTATCACGCCCAGCGCCACTAAGGCCAGCAGAGGCCAAAGTGCTTCAGGCTGCTGTACATGCTCCGCAAAATCAGTTAAACCAAACAAATAAGCTGCTGCCAGTGGTCCTACAAAAAGCAAAGAAACGCCTGTGATGACTACCGGATGCAACTCTGGCGTATAGTTTTTAATGATATTCAGGTTTAATCCATAGCAGATCGTAGCCCCTATAACCAAGAGCGCATACAAATTAATTTCTCCAAGGCTATTACCTGTGCCTCCCAGAATCAGAATAAGAGAGCCGATAAAGCCTATGCCCAAACCCATCCCACTCTTGGTCGTGATTGCTTGTCCGAAGAAAGCTGCCCCTAGCAGCAAGGTACAAAGTGGAGTCAATGCATTGAGAATACCGGTAAGTGAACTGCTGATGGAAGTCTGAGCGAAGGCAAATAGAAAAGCAGGAATAAAACTGCCCACAAACCCAATGATCAGCAGGATCAGCAATTGCCTATGCGTTAGTTTAGCCACTTTAGGGGCAGCAATGGGTAGAAGAAAAGCTGCCGCTGATACGATGCGCAAAGCACCGACTTCACCGGCAGAAAAAGCATTCAGCCCTTTTTTGATCAGAATAAAAGAACTTCCCCAGACCAGTGCCAATACGGCCAGGATCAGCCAGGGCAGCCACTGAGGAGAGACTTTGAACCGTTCTTTGCGTAAAGCCTGCTTCATCCGATGATCGCTTCCTGGCGGAAATATCCATCGTACTGCTCCGCTACCTGATCCAGCAGTTCACTGATTTCTGCCGCAGAGTCAGACTCAACCAACCGCATGCGGTAGGGTTTGAAGTCAGCGATTCCTTTAAAATAATTGGTGTAGTGACGACGCATCTCAAATAGACCTTTGCGCTCACCCTTCCATTCTACAGAAAATTCCAGATGTTTCTTAGCGGTGGCCACTCTTTCCCGCATGGTAGGTGGGGCTAACTTTTCACCGGTTTGCAGAAAATGCTTGATTTCCCTGAATATCCAGGGGTAGCCAATAGCTGCCCGTCCGATCATGATGCCATCTACACCATATTTGTTTTTATATTCTAAAGCTTTTTCAGGAGAGTCAATGTCACCATTGCCAAAGATAGGAATGTGAATGTCAGGGTGATTTTTTACTTCGGCGATATAATCCCAGTTGGCTAAGCCTTTGTACATCTGCTGGCGGGTACGCCCATGAATGGTCAAAGCCTGTATGCCTACATCCTGCAGACGTTTGGCCGCTTCTAGTATTTTGATAGTACTGTCATCCCAGCCCAGACGAGTTTTCACCGTGACCGGAAGTTTGACCTGCTTCACAATTTCGGCAGTCATCTTCTGCATCTTAGACAGATCCAATAGTATACCTGCCCCTGCACCTTTGCAGGCGACTTTTTTTACCGGACAGCCATAGTTGATATCTATCAGTTCTGGCCCTGCCTCTTCAGCAATAGCCGCTGCTTGGCGCATAGGGTCTATTTTATCACCAAAGATTTGGATGCCGATCGGGCGTTCATAGTCATAAATATCGAGCTTCTCCACACTTTTCTCAGCATCACGTATCAGGCCGTCGGCGGAGATGAACTCAGTATACATCATGTCTGCCCCGTTTTCTTTGCAGACCGCCCGAAAAGGCGGGTCGCTTACATCTTCCATAGGGGCGAGTAAGAGAGGAAAATCTCCAAGTTCTAAATTACCTATCCGTACCAAAGTTCTGTTATTTGTATTTTACAAGTTGAAGGCAAAGATAATAAGAAGTATTAGCTATATTTTCTTAAAATTATCTTAGTCAATACAAATTTTGGACTTCTAATGTTTCTTTTTGGCATTAAATGCTTAAATAAGAATCCCTAATAGGAAATACCGTAACTTTAAGGGCATAAAGACTAAGCTGTTGGGTTTGTTGATGAAAAGGAGGAAAAGCTAACAAATAGAAAGGTCAATTGAAGAATAGATTAAATGATAAAAGAATCTGAAGAATATTATGCAGAACCAAAGCGCAATATCTTTGCTTCTCTGTTACTGTTGATAGGTTTTATTATGCTAGGGCTTATTCTGGGAAATCTAGCGGGTATTGTTATTTCGCTGCCTCTGTTTGGGGCAGATTACCAGAGCTTGCTTTCTGCTTTTACTGACCCTGCTTCCTCGCCATACTCCAGGCAGGCGCTGCTCATTATTCAGGCCTGTAGTTCTCTGTTTGGTTTCATTTTTGCCCCTTTGGCATTTTGGAAATTTATTGAGAAAAAAAGTGTACCCAGTATTTTTCATAACAGATACCTTGAAATTGTGCTTATACTATTGGTAGGGGTATCAGTGATTGGTTTTATGTTGGCCAATTCGGTAGTAATAGAATGGAATATGAATCTGGACCTTGGTTTATTTTCTGCTTCATTTGAGGAATGGGCAAGTGCCAAAGAGGAAGAACTTAAAGAATTGACAGAATACATCACGCGCTTTGAGTCTATTGGTGGTCTGCTGGTAGGAGTGTTGGTTATTGCGGTATTTCCCGCTATTGGAGAAGAACTGGTATTTAGAGGTTTAGGGCAAAGAATGCTTCAGGGTTTAACCCGCAGCCCTCACGCAGGTATTTGGATTGCGGCCTTTCTGTTCAGCTTTATCCACTTGCAGTTTTACGGTTTTTTTCCACGCTTCTTACTCGGAGCTTTGTTTGGTTATTTATACTATTGGTCAGGTAATTTGTGGTATCCTATATTTGCACACTTTGTTAATAATGGGTTTACCCTGATCATGCTTTATCTGTACCAGCAAAAAACTACCGATCTGAATGTAGAGGCGACTGAGGTCGTTCCTTTGGGAACGGCTTTGCTGGCTTTATTAGTGACAATAGGATTGCTTATTTATTTTAGGAAAAGGATCTTTCAACTGAGGATGGTGCACGATGAACGGTAAATGGCAAAAGGTATATACCACCAGCATGATGTATAGGGCTGAAATTGTTAAAGCAGTATTAGAAGACCATCATTTAAAACCGGTATTGGTTGATAAACAGGATACTTCTCATCATTTTGGCGCTATAGAGCTATATGTAGCACCCGATGAAGTAATGAATGCCATGAAAATCATTGAAGATGATATCAGTTTTAAATAAATACAACAACATTACCCAGAGAGTCATTACTGCCATTGTTGGTATTCTTATCATCATTTTTTCCGTGTATTTCAGCATGTGGAGCTATTTCGCGCTCTTCTTCTCTATTTGTGTGCTTTCCCAGTTAGAGTTTTATAAGCTCACAGGTCTGGATGGTATGCTACCGCTTAAGTCTGCCGGAACCTTTGCCGGGGGACTTACTTACTGTCTCAGTTTTTTCATAGAAAGTGGTATGCTTGAGCCCAAATATTATTTGCTCATCTTTCCCGCAACAGCAAGTATTTTTTTTATCAAATTGTATAAAAAATCGGATAAAAAACCTTTTACCAACATAGCCTATACTTTGTGTGGTATTTTTTATGTGGCCGTACCTTTTGCGTTACTAAATGTAATAGCTTTCTCCAGAGGAGAGTACAGTTTTCAGATTGTGCTGGGGATACTTTCCCTGTTCTGGGCCAGTGATTCAGGAGCCTATTTTGCTGGGGTAAAATACGGTAGAACACAACTCTTTGCGCGGGTTTCTCCCAAAAAATCCTGGGAAGGAAGCATTGGTGGGGCTGTTACAGCTCTGCTAACTGCTAGCCTGCTCTCTTTATTTTATCAGGATTTAGATTCCTGGCAGTGGTTAATTGTTGGAGCCATTATTGTAGTGGCAGGTACGTACGGTGATTTAGTAGAATCCCTATTTAAAAGAAGCATTGCAATTAAAGACTCAGGATCAAAGTTGCCCGGTCACGGAGGTTTTCTTGACCGTTTTGACGGCTTACTTATCTCTTCCCACTTCATAATGCTTTTTTTGAAAATTTTTTAATATCAGTATGTTTTTTGCAGCTTGTGCAAACTATCGTCAAACTAACTTTCGTTAATTTTACAAAATATTTAATTCTTTGTAATAAGTATGACTTACGTAGAACCGGCTCCTATAAAGGATAAAGAGAATCCTTTTGAGTCTATGATGTCGAGATTCCACATCGCTTCCCAAGCTTTGGGATTGAATGATGAAGTGTATAATGTATTAAAAAACCCCGTAAAACAGGTTATCGTTTCCTTGCCCATCACGATGGATGATGGATCGATCCGGGTTTTTGAAGGATACCGGGTAATTCACTCCAACATATTGGGGCCATCCAAAGGGGGTGTACGCTATGATATGGGCGTAAACCTGGATGAGGTAAAGGCATTGGCAGCCTGGATGACCTGGAAATGTGCGGTGGTGGATATTCCTTATGGCGGTGCCAAAGGAGGAATACGTTGTAATCCCCGCCAGATGTCGTCCGGTGAAATTGAAAGACTTACCCGTGCCTATACCCAGGAGATGATTAATATTTTTGGGCCAGATCGCGATATTCCTGCTCCTGATATGGGTACAGGGCCCAATGAAATGGCCTGGCTGATGGATGAGTACTCCCGTGCACATGGCATGACCATCAATTCGGTGGTGACAGGTAAGCCCTTGGTACTGGGTGGTTCGTTGGGGCGTACTGAGGCTACTGGACGTGGAGTAATGGTGTCTGCTTTTGCAGCCCTCGAAAAGCTGAAGATCAATCCTTACAAAGCTACTGTAGCAGTACAGGGCTTTGGTAATGTGGGTTCATTTGCTGCCTTGCTGATGGAAGAAAGGGGTTGTAAAGTGGTAGCCATCAGTGATGTATCGGGCGCATATTACAATGCGGAAGGTATCAATATCAAAGAAGCTTTAAACTATCGGACAGCCAACAATGGTAGCCTTGATGGATTTAGTGGTGGAGATAAAATGGATGGAGAAGAACTGTTGACTTTAGAAGTAGACATTCTTGTACCTGCTGCAATGGAAGACGTTATTACCATACGCAATGCTGACCGGATTCAGGCCAAATTGATCGTAGAAGGAGCGAATGGCCCTACTTCAGCCAAGGCAGATGATATTATTAATAGCAAAGGCGTATTGGTAGTACCTGATATTATGGCCAATGCCGGAGGTGTAACCGTATCTTATTTTGAATGGGTACAAAATCGTCTGGGATACAAATGGACCCGGGATAGGGTCAACCGCCGTTCTGACCGGATTATGAAAGATGCTTTTGAGAAAGTATACCAAACGGCTATCAAATATGGGGTTTCTATGCGAATTGCAGCCTATATTGTAGCTATAGACAAGGTAGCGAATACTTACAAATATAGAGGAGGGTTTTAGTATTTTATTAATTAGACATTGGTTTGATGAACAAAACCTCTTATTTAGCAGTATCATTTGTTGTAACTAACTAAAGATACTTGTAGCAAGTCTCCATGAAAATCCACAAAGAAGGCCGTACTTTATTACTGGTGCTACTGCTTATACTGATAGTAGCCAACCTGTTATTGATCAATTTGCTTCCGGATAGACAGGATGTACACAGATCTACAATAATCGCCAGTGCGATATTTTATCTGCTCATCCTTCAGTTTTTTCGGAATCCAAGAGTGCTCATTGAAGGTAGTGATGAACTGGTATTGGCTCCTGCTGATGGAAAAGTAGTGGTGATTGAGGAAGTGGAAGAGCATGAGTATTTTCATGGCGCAAGACGTTTGCAGATTTCCATCTTTATGTCACCACTGAATGTACATATCAACCGCAATCCGGTTTCTGGTATTATCAAATATTTTAAATATCATGCAGGACAGTACCTGGTAGCCTGGCATCCTAAGTCCAGTACGGATAACGAAAGAACTACGGTAGTAGTAGAACTTCAGAACGGACTGGAAGTAATGGTAAGGCAGATTGCCGGAGCCATGGCCAGGAGGATCAAGTGGTATGTGGATGAGGGAGACATGATCAAGCAGGGAGAGGAGTTCGGATTTATCAAATTTGGCTCTCGCGTAGATGTGTTTCTGCCTATAGGATCGCGGGTCAAAGTGGCGATTGGAGATAAAACAAAAGCCGGACGAACTGTTATCGCTGAATTGTATGAAGATTAAATTTTAAGGAACTGATAAACGGAAGTGGAGTCAAAAACTCCACTTTTTATTTTTTCAAGGCATCTGTCACCAGTTTCATCATTTCTCCAATTTGTGGAGGATTTAGCCAGCGGGTAACAACTACCAGATCATGTGCCTCATCTATGACAATAAAATTGCCTCCAAAACCGGCAGCATAATAAACAGATTCATCTACTCCCTCCCATTTACCTTCACCCCGGTTGAGCCACCACATGTATCCATAGCTTTCATTAGCAGTAGAGGGCTGCTGAATATTCTCTATCCATGCTTCAGAAATAAGTTGTTGGTCGTTCCACTTTCCTTTTCTCAAAAATAGCAGACCAAAACGTGCATGATCCAGGGTATTGATGAAAATACCTCCTCCTGAGTGTCCACCACCACTTACCGACTGCATCTTGAGACCATCAATAGTAACGAAAGAATTTTCATAACCATACCAACGCCAGGTGGAGGAAGCCCCAATAGGGTTCATAATTTTTTCTTTGAGAACAAGTGGAAGAGGTTTGCGCCAGACCTGTAGGAGTGCATAAGCCAATGCATTCACACGGACATCGTTATATTCAAAATTAGTTCCCGGTGCCAGTAAAGTCCGGTTCTTCCAATCATCTATATCTCCTTCTGCCGGAGGACGGTCTGCCCAGTCCTGCATACCAAATAAACTACCTGACCAATCGGAAGATTGTGTGAGCAGATGATCCCAGGTGATTTGACTATTATGGGCGCCTTCAAAAGTATCATCCCACACATACTCGCTTACCTGATCTTGTGCATTTTTGATCAACCCTTCATCCAAGGCAAGGCCAGCAGTGGTTGAGAGGTAACTTTTTGTAACGCTGAAAGTCATATCTACTCGTTCCACATCGCCCCATTGGGCTACGATGTAGCCATTTTTGAGGATCACACCTGCCGGTCCACCTCTTTCTCTGACAGGCCCTGCCAATTCATGATAAGGTTCCCGTTCAAAACCTTTGAGAATAGCGATTCTTAGGTCACGCGCACCCTCATATTCATGGTTCAGGGCAAAATCAACGGCTACCTGGAGCCTTTCGGTATCAAACCCCAGCTCTGCAGGCGCTTTTTTCTCCCAAGCAGTTTTTTCTGGATAATACAACTGTTGCGCCAAGAGGGAGGCGCTGATAAAAAGTAAAAGAAACAGAAGAGAAGTCAGTTTGGCGGGTAATGATTTTCTCATGAAGCGGATATTTAAAAACGGGCAGCCATCAAGAGATTAAGGTCACGAAACTTCATGTTAAACTTTTTGCCGATGGCAGCATTGGTAAGACTACCATTATAGGTATAAACGCCCCGCATAAACCAACGGTAATGGTAGATCATCTCATTCACTCCACCTAAATCGGCAGTTTGGAGCAGGATAGGAGTAAAAATATTACTAAATGCAGTGGTAGCAGTACGGGCTACTCTGGAAGCAATGTTAGGGACACAATAGTGAATGACATTGTATTTTCTAAACACGGGATTTTTCAGAGAGGTTAGTTTAGAAGTTTCAATACATCCTCCCTGATCAATGCTTACGTCTA harbors:
- a CDS encoding putative signal transducing protein — translated: MNGKWQKVYTTSMMYRAEIVKAVLEDHHLKPVLVDKQDTSHHFGAIELYVAPDEVMNAMKIIEDDISFK
- a CDS encoding phosphatidylserine decarboxylase family protein, which produces MKIHKEGRTLLLVLLLILIVANLLLINLLPDRQDVHRSTIIASAIFYLLILQFFRNPRVLIEGSDELVLAPADGKVVVIEEVEEHEYFHGARRLQISIFMSPLNVHINRNPVSGIIKYFKYHAGQYLVAWHPKSSTDNERTTVVVELQNGLEVMVRQIAGAMARRIKWYVDEGDMIKQGEEFGFIKFGSRVDVFLPIGSRVKVAIGDKTKAGRTVIAELYED
- a CDS encoding CPBP family intramembrane glutamic endopeptidase; translation: MIKESEEYYAEPKRNIFASLLLLIGFIMLGLILGNLAGIVISLPLFGADYQSLLSAFTDPASSPYSRQALLIIQACSSLFGFIFAPLAFWKFIEKKSVPSIFHNRYLEIVLILLVGVSVIGFMLANSVVIEWNMNLDLGLFSASFEEWASAKEEELKELTEYITRFESIGGLLVGVLVIAVFPAIGEELVFRGLGQRMLQGLTRSPHAGIWIAAFLFSFIHLQFYGFFPRFLLGALFGYLYYWSGNLWYPIFAHFVNNGFTLIMLYLYQQKTTDLNVEATEVVPLGTALLALLVTIGLLIYFRKRIFQLRMVHDER
- a CDS encoding serine hydrolase domain-containing protein produces the protein MRKSLPAKLTSLLFLLLFISASLLAQQLYYPEKTAWEKKAPAELGFDTERLQVAVDFALNHEYEGARDLRIAILKGFEREPYHELAGPVRERGGPAGVILKNGYIVAQWGDVERVDMTFSVTKSYLSTTAGLALDEGLIKNAQDQVSEYVWDDTFEGAHNSQITWDHLLTQSSDWSGSLFGMQDWADRPPAEGDIDDWKNRTLLAPGTNFEYNDVRVNALAYALLQVWRKPLPLVLKEKIMNPIGASSTWRWYGYENSFVTIDGLKMQSVSGGGHSGGGIFINTLDHARFGLLFLRKGKWNDQQLISEAWIENIQQPSTANESYGYMWWLNRGEGKWEGVDESVYYAAGFGGNFIVIDEAHDLVVVTRWLNPPQIGEMMKLVTDALKK
- a CDS encoding DMT family transporter, producing the protein MKQALRKERFKVSPQWLPWLILAVLALVWGSSFILIKKGLNAFSAGEVGALRIVSAAAFLLPIAAPKVAKLTHRQLLILLIIGFVGSFIPAFLFAFAQTSISSSLTGILNALTPLCTLLLGAAFFGQAITTKSGMGLGIGFIGSLILILGGTGNSLGEINLYALLVIGATICYGLNLNIIKNYTPELHPVVITGVSLLFVGPLAAAYLFGLTDFAEHVQQPEALWPLLALVALGVIGTALALILFNKLVQMQTAVFASSVTYIIPIVAVVWGVLDGEALSIYHFLGMGAILCGVYVANRH
- a CDS encoding phosphatidate cytidylyltransferase, giving the protein MISVLNKYNNITQRVITAIVGILIIIFSVYFSMWSYFALFFSICVLSQLEFYKLTGLDGMLPLKSAGTFAGGLTYCLSFFIESGMLEPKYYLLIFPATASIFFIKLYKKSDKKPFTNIAYTLCGIFYVAVPFALLNVIAFSRGEYSFQIVLGILSLFWASDSGAYFAGVKYGRTQLFARVSPKKSWEGSIGGAVTALLTASLLSLFYQDLDSWQWLIVGAIIVVAGTYGDLVESLFKRSIAIKDSGSKLPGHGGFLDRFDGLLISSHFIMLFLKIF
- a CDS encoding Glu/Leu/Phe/Val family dehydrogenase; this encodes MTYVEPAPIKDKENPFESMMSRFHIASQALGLNDEVYNVLKNPVKQVIVSLPITMDDGSIRVFEGYRVIHSNILGPSKGGVRYDMGVNLDEVKALAAWMTWKCAVVDIPYGGAKGGIRCNPRQMSSGEIERLTRAYTQEMINIFGPDRDIPAPDMGTGPNEMAWLMDEYSRAHGMTINSVVTGKPLVLGGSLGRTEATGRGVMVSAFAALEKLKINPYKATVAVQGFGNVGSFAALLMEERGCKVVAISDVSGAYYNAEGINIKEALNYRTANNGSLDGFSGGDKMDGEELLTLEVDILVPAAMEDVITIRNADRIQAKLIVEGANGPTSAKADDIINSKGVLVVPDIMANAGGVTVSYFEWVQNRLGYKWTRDRVNRRSDRIMKDAFEKVYQTAIKYGVSMRIAAYIVAIDKVANTYKYRGGF
- the dusB gene encoding tRNA dihydrouridine synthase DusB is translated as MVRIGNLELGDFPLLLAPMEDVSDPPFRAVCKENGADMMYTEFISADGLIRDAEKSVEKLDIYDYERPIGIQIFGDKIDPMRQAAAIAEEAGPELIDINYGCPVKKVACKGAGAGILLDLSKMQKMTAEIVKQVKLPVTVKTRLGWDDSTIKILEAAKRLQDVGIQALTIHGRTRQQMYKGLANWDYIAEVKNHPDIHIPIFGNGDIDSPEKALEYKNKYGVDGIMIGRAAIGYPWIFREIKHFLQTGEKLAPPTMRERVATAKKHLEFSVEWKGERKGLFEMRRHYTNYFKGIADFKPYRMRLVESDSAAEISELLDQVAEQYDGYFRQEAIIG